A single genomic interval of Methylobacterium bullatum harbors:
- the gcvA_1 gene encoding Glycine cleavage system transcriptional activator: protein MSGSHLGLRRRLPPLGALRAFEAAARHGSFKLAAAELAVTPTAISHQIRGLEENIGLSLFERRVRKVMLTEAGLQLYPVLREGFDAFEAAVARLTRVRSRVQITITATSAFTVKWLVPRVSGFRALHPDIDLHLLASDDAIDLDTAGVDLAIRYGRGPYPGLSAEAMFADRFGPVVNPLLRKIAFDDLTGDDPEALPLIHFRWRRKHPLNPTWETWFEHAGLPCPSRPGQIRFSDEGHAIQAAVAGQGVALLSLALVEAELAAGQLVQPFGPVLDGHIYHLVTSEAGLAKSSVQATTEWLRAEAATFRARMEGHPSA from the coding sequence ATGAGTGGATCTCATCTCGGTCTGCGACGCCGCCTACCGCCGCTCGGCGCGCTGCGTGCTTTCGAAGCCGCGGCGCGACACGGGAGTTTCAAGCTTGCGGCGGCCGAGCTCGCGGTGACGCCAACCGCGATCAGTCACCAGATCCGCGGCCTCGAAGAGAATATCGGACTGAGCCTCTTCGAGAGGCGGGTCCGCAAGGTGATGCTGACCGAGGCCGGTCTCCAGCTATACCCTGTCCTGCGCGAGGGGTTCGATGCCTTCGAAGCCGCCGTCGCCCGCCTGACGCGGGTGCGGAGCCGGGTACAGATCACCATCACCGCCACGAGCGCGTTCACCGTGAAATGGCTCGTCCCGAGGGTGTCCGGCTTCCGGGCTCTCCATCCGGATATCGACCTGCATCTGCTGGCCTCGGATGATGCCATCGATCTCGATACCGCCGGTGTGGACCTCGCCATTCGCTATGGACGCGGCCCCTATCCGGGCCTCTCCGCCGAGGCGATGTTCGCCGATCGTTTCGGTCCTGTGGTCAACCCTCTCCTCCGTAAGATCGCCTTCGACGACCTGACGGGCGACGATCCTGAAGCCCTGCCGCTCATCCATTTCCGTTGGCGACGGAAGCATCCGCTGAACCCAACCTGGGAAACCTGGTTCGAACACGCGGGATTGCCCTGTCCATCCCGGCCCGGCCAGATCCGCTTCTCCGACGAAGGGCACGCAATCCAGGCCGCGGTGGCGGGCCAGGGGGTCGCCCTGTTGAGCCTCGCCCTCGTGGAAGCGGAACTGGCGGCGGGCCAACTCGTCCAGCCGTTCGGGCCGGTTCTCGACGGCCATATCTACCATCTCGTCACCAGCGAGGCAGGCCTCGCGAAGTCCAGCGTACAAGCCACCACCGAATGGCTGCGCGCGGAGGCCGCCACGTTCAGGGCGCGGATGGAAGGCCATCCTTCGGCGTGA
- the mrpA gene encoding Na(+)/H(+) antiporter subunit A, translating into MPPHLLLATAAILPFLGSVVAICLPGHARNAAAMVAGFVMVTCLACIGLLYPAVAGPDPVIWAVDWLPTLGVRFVLRLDGLSWLFAVLVLGIGALVVLYARYYMAEADPVPRLFSYFLAFVGAMLGIVLSGNLIQLFVFWELTSIVSFLLIGYWSDNASARDGARMALTITAAGGLCLFVGLVLVGQIVGSYDLSVVLASGDAIRNNPLYLPALVLVLAGALTKSAQFPFHIWLPRAMAAPTPISAYLHSATMVKAGIFLMIRFWPVLADTEAWYWIVGTAGMVTMLVGAWSAIFQHDLKGLLAYSTISHLGLITLLLGLDSPLAVVAAIFHTVNHATFKASLFMAVGIIDHETGTRDMRRLSGLWQAMPYTATLAMVAAAAMAGVPLLNGFLSKEMFLAEAVDNADGHLLNLALPVLATLASAFTMLYSVRFIRQAFFGPAPHDLPHAPHEPVRWMRIPIELLVLVCVAIGLVPNLTIGPLLAGAVRAVLGERTPDYDLAIWHGFNAPLALSMVALLGGIALYVAFGRRINTNPRGGPWLMDRIDGGWLFERTMTGLVNGARRLEAGLGAERLQAQLRILFLTVLLAASVTGAARGLDLFAPGKTTEFDPAFALMWLVGAACAIGAAERAKYHRLSAAIFVGGAGLVSSLTFLWLSAPDLAVTQILVEIVTTVLLLLGLRWLPKRDAAIPAPAWEKTRSRRRRMIDLGIAAFAGLGLAGLAYAVMTRPAVDGIARWFIEEAYPQAGGRNVVNVLLVDFRAFDTLGEICVLGIVGLTVFALLRRFRPASDSLGPPKQQVNHDAYDDAREGRELGDTTADALLVPRVVTTWLFPFIVLLALHLFLRGHDLPGGGFAAGIALTIAFMLQYMAQGAQWVEARLRIQPISWIGIGLLVSVSVGAGSWLFGRPFLTAYFAYWKPPLLGKVPVASALLFDLGIMVLVVGASALMLVALAHQSLRRTRPAEAGVERVVEKEPA; encoded by the coding sequence ATGCCGCCCCACCTGCTCCTCGCGACCGCCGCCATTCTGCCCTTCCTCGGCAGCGTCGTGGCGATCTGCCTGCCGGGCCACGCACGCAACGCCGCCGCGATGGTCGCGGGCTTCGTGATGGTGACCTGCCTCGCCTGCATCGGACTCCTCTACCCCGCCGTCGCCGGCCCGGATCCCGTCATCTGGGCGGTCGACTGGCTGCCGACACTGGGCGTCCGCTTCGTGCTGCGGCTCGACGGGCTGTCCTGGCTGTTCGCCGTCCTGGTGCTCGGCATCGGCGCGCTCGTGGTCCTCTATGCGCGCTATTACATGGCGGAAGCAGACCCGGTGCCGCGTCTGTTCTCCTATTTCCTCGCCTTCGTCGGCGCGATGCTCGGCATCGTGCTCTCGGGCAACCTGATCCAGCTCTTCGTCTTCTGGGAATTGACGAGTATCGTCTCGTTCCTGCTCATCGGCTACTGGTCCGACAACGCCTCCGCCCGGGACGGCGCGCGGATGGCGCTGACCATCACGGCGGCAGGCGGCCTCTGCCTGTTCGTCGGATTGGTGCTCGTCGGGCAGATCGTCGGCAGCTACGACCTCTCGGTGGTGCTCGCCTCGGGCGACGCAATCCGCAACAATCCGCTCTACCTGCCGGCCCTGGTCCTGGTGCTGGCCGGCGCGCTCACCAAATCGGCGCAGTTCCCGTTCCACATCTGGCTGCCGCGCGCCATGGCGGCACCGACCCCGATCAGCGCCTACCTGCATTCGGCCACCATGGTGAAGGCCGGCATCTTCCTGATGATCCGGTTCTGGCCGGTGCTGGCCGATACCGAGGCCTGGTACTGGATCGTCGGCACCGCCGGCATGGTCACGATGCTGGTGGGCGCTTGGAGCGCGATCTTCCAGCACGACCTCAAGGGCCTGCTCGCCTATTCCACCATCAGCCATCTCGGCCTGATCACCCTGCTCCTCGGCCTCGATTCGCCACTGGCCGTCGTGGCGGCGATCTTCCACACGGTGAACCACGCGACGTTCAAGGCCTCGCTGTTCATGGCGGTGGGCATCATCGACCACGAGACCGGGACGCGCGACATGCGCCGCCTCAGCGGTCTGTGGCAGGCCATGCCCTATACGGCGACGCTGGCGATGGTCGCCGCCGCCGCGATGGCGGGTGTGCCGCTCCTCAACGGCTTCCTGTCGAAGGAGATGTTCCTGGCCGAGGCGGTCGACAACGCGGACGGCCACCTGCTCAATCTCGCCTTGCCGGTGCTGGCGACGTTGGCGAGCGCCTTCACCATGCTCTATTCCGTGCGCTTCATCCGGCAGGCCTTCTTCGGACCCGCCCCGCACGACCTGCCGCACGCGCCCCACGAGCCGGTCCGCTGGATGCGCATCCCGATCGAGCTGCTCGTCCTCGTCTGCGTCGCCATCGGCCTCGTACCGAACCTGACGATCGGTCCCCTCCTCGCAGGCGCGGTCCGGGCGGTCCTCGGCGAGCGGACCCCCGATTACGACCTCGCCATCTGGCACGGCTTCAACGCGCCGCTCGCACTCAGCATGGTGGCGCTGCTGGGCGGCATCGCGCTCTATGTTGCGTTCGGGCGGCGGATCAACACCAACCCCCGCGGCGGCCCCTGGCTGATGGACCGGATCGACGGCGGCTGGCTGTTCGAGCGGACCATGACCGGCCTCGTGAACGGCGCGCGCCGCCTGGAAGCCGGGCTCGGCGCCGAGCGCCTCCAGGCGCAGTTGCGCATTCTCTTCCTCACCGTGCTCCTGGCCGCATCGGTGACGGGCGCCGCACGGGGTCTCGACCTGTTCGCGCCGGGCAAGACCACGGAATTCGACCCGGCCTTCGCGCTGATGTGGCTCGTGGGCGCGGCCTGCGCCATCGGCGCGGCGGAGCGGGCAAAGTACCACCGGCTGTCCGCCGCCATCTTCGTCGGCGGGGCGGGCCTCGTGAGCAGCCTCACCTTCCTCTGGCTCTCCGCCCCGGATCTCGCGGTGACGCAGATCCTGGTGGAGATCGTCACCACCGTGCTGCTGCTGCTGGGCTTGCGCTGGCTGCCCAAGCGCGATGCGGCGATTCCGGCGCCAGCTTGGGAGAAGACACGGTCCCGCCGTCGACGGATGATCGATCTCGGCATCGCCGCCTTTGCCGGCCTCGGGCTCGCCGGGCTGGCCTACGCGGTGATGACCCGGCCCGCCGTCGACGGAATCGCCCGCTGGTTCATCGAGGAGGCCTACCCGCAGGCGGGCGGACGCAACGTCGTCAACGTATTGCTGGTGGATTTCCGGGCCTTCGACACGCTGGGCGAAATCTGCGTGCTGGGCATCGTCGGCCTGACGGTGTTCGCGCTCCTTCGCCGCTTCCGACCCGCCTCCGACAGTCTGGGACCTCCCAAGCAGCAGGTGAACCACGACGCCTATGACGATGCCCGCGAGGGCCGCGAGCTCGGCGACACCACCGCCGACGCTCTCCTCGTCCCGCGCGTGGTGACGACGTGGCTGTTCCCCTTCATCGTCCTCCTCGCCCTGCACCTGTTCCTGCGCGGCCACGACCTGCCGGGGGGCGGCTTCGCGGCGGGCATCGCGCTCACCATCGCCTTCATGCTGCAATACATGGCCCAGGGCGCGCAGTGGGTGGAGGCGCGGCTCCGGATCCAGCCGATCTCGTGGATCGGCATCGGCCTGCTGGTCTCCGTCTCGGTCGGCGCCGGTTCCTGGCTGTTCGGGCGTCCGTTCCTGACGGCCTATTTCGCCTATTGGAAGCCGCCTCTGCTGGGCAAGGTTCCGGTGGCGAGCGCGCTGCTGTTCGATCTCGGGATCATGGTGCTGGTGGTGGGCGCGAGCGCGCTGATGCTCGTGGCCCTGGCTCACCAATCCCTGCGGCGCACCCGCCCCGCCGAGGCGGGGGTTGAGCGGGTCGTCGAGAAGGAGCCCGCCTGA
- the mnhC1 gene encoding Na(+)/H(+) antiporter subunit C1 encodes MEIVLSLGIGVFAASGIWLMLRPRTFQVVLGISLLSYAVNLFIFAMGRLTVGAPPVLGAGADIVSVDDPVPQALVLTALVIGFALTALFLVVLLAARGITGSDHVDGREPHLAEPNPETPHP; translated from the coding sequence ATGGAGATCGTGCTGTCCCTGGGGATCGGGGTCTTTGCCGCCTCGGGCATCTGGCTGATGCTGCGTCCCCGCACCTTCCAGGTCGTGCTGGGCATCTCGCTGCTGAGCTACGCCGTCAACCTGTTCATCTTCGCCATGGGCCGGCTGACGGTGGGCGCGCCGCCGGTGCTCGGGGCCGGGGCCGACATCGTCTCCGTGGACGATCCGGTGCCGCAGGCCCTGGTCCTCACCGCCCTGGTGATCGGCTTCGCGCTCACCGCCCTCTTCCTCGTCGTGCTGCTCGCCGCCCGCGGCATCACCGGCAGCGACCATGTGGACGGTCGCGAGCCGCACCTGGCGGAGCCGAATCCAGAGACCCCGCATCCATGA
- the mrpD gene encoding Na(+)/H(+) antiporter subunit D has product MNATVLNAPLVSHWTDHLVVLPIVLPIAVAGAMFLMDERRSRLKGALSLATVLALLGISLILVWRASEAAQIYRLGNWAAPYGIVLVADRLSALMLALGSVLGLCALVFSFARWGRAGPRFHGLFLLLLMGVNGAFLTGDLFNLFVFFEVMLAASYGLVLHGSGETRIRAGLGYIAVNLVASLFFLVGVSLIYGTMGTLNMADLARRLAAPEAGELALFEIGCAILGIAFLTKCSAWPLGFWLPTTYAAASAPAAAILAILSKVGVYVVVRLSLLLFGAGLSEGFGQTWILAAGLATMAYGAIGILAARDLTRAAGYAVMISSGTVLAALGSGNDGALSGALYYLLGSTLAAGALFLLAEILQRGRDPLEAAQAVFADEYRDPFDDADATEIGRAIPAAVALLGSGFLICTLMLAGVPPLSGFVGKLAIFTGLTTGTMTASAWWLITALTLSSFATLMPMVRLGIKNLWVPSDDPPPVLRLSEFTALAGLLAACVALALWGGPALAYADETVRWLAQPQDYVRAVLGPSREGGGS; this is encoded by the coding sequence ATGAACGCCACGGTTCTGAATGCCCCCCTCGTCAGTCACTGGACCGACCATCTCGTCGTCCTGCCCATCGTGCTGCCGATCGCGGTGGCCGGGGCGATGTTCCTCATGGACGAGCGCCGGAGTCGGCTGAAAGGGGCGCTCAGCCTCGCCACGGTGCTGGCCCTCCTCGGCATATCCCTCATCCTCGTCTGGCGCGCGAGCGAGGCGGCGCAGATCTACCGCCTCGGCAACTGGGCCGCGCCCTACGGGATCGTGCTGGTGGCCGACCGGCTCTCGGCCCTGATGCTGGCGCTCGGCAGCGTGCTGGGCCTGTGCGCCCTGGTCTTCTCCTTCGCCCGCTGGGGCCGGGCGGGTCCGCGATTCCACGGTCTGTTCCTCCTGCTCCTGATGGGGGTGAACGGCGCCTTCCTCACCGGGGACCTGTTCAACCTGTTCGTGTTCTTCGAGGTGATGCTGGCCGCCTCCTACGGGCTCGTCCTGCACGGATCGGGCGAGACGCGGATCCGGGCCGGCCTCGGCTACATCGCGGTCAACCTCGTCGCCTCGCTGTTCTTCCTCGTCGGCGTCAGCCTCATCTACGGCACGATGGGAACCCTCAACATGGCCGACCTCGCCCGGCGGCTCGCGGCGCCGGAGGCGGGGGAACTCGCCCTGTTCGAGATCGGCTGCGCGATCCTCGGCATCGCCTTCCTGACCAAGTGCAGTGCCTGGCCGCTCGGGTTCTGGCTGCCCACCACCTACGCGGCAGCGAGCGCGCCTGCGGCCGCGATCCTCGCGATCCTGAGCAAGGTCGGCGTTTACGTGGTGGTGCGCCTGAGCCTGCTGCTGTTCGGGGCGGGACTGTCGGAGGGGTTCGGACAGACCTGGATTCTCGCCGCCGGTCTCGCGACGATGGCCTATGGCGCCATCGGCATCCTGGCGGCGCGCGACCTCACGCGGGCGGCGGGCTATGCGGTGATGATCTCGTCGGGCACGGTGCTGGCGGCTTTGGGGAGCGGCAATGACGGGGCGCTCTCGGGTGCCCTGTACTACCTCCTCGGCTCCACCCTCGCGGCGGGCGCCCTGTTCCTGCTCGCCGAAATCCTGCAGCGCGGCCGCGACCCGCTGGAGGCCGCCCAGGCCGTCTTCGCCGACGAGTACCGCGACCCGTTCGACGATGCCGACGCCACCGAGATCGGCCGGGCGATCCCCGCTGCGGTGGCGCTCCTCGGGAGCGGCTTCCTCATCTGCACGCTGATGTTGGCGGGGGTTCCCCCGCTCTCCGGTTTCGTCGGCAAGCTCGCGATCTTCACGGGGCTCACCACGGGCACGATGACCGCGTCCGCCTGGTGGCTCATCACAGCGCTGACCCTGTCGAGCTTCGCCACGCTGATGCCGATGGTGCGGCTCGGGATCAAGAACCTCTGGGTTCCGAGCGACGACCCGCCGCCGGTCCTGCGCCTTTCGGAATTCACCGCCCTCGCCGGCCTGCTCGCCGCCTGTGTGGCGCTCGCCCTCTGGGGCGGCCCGGCCCTCGCCTATGCCGACGAGACCGTGCGCTGGCTGGCCCAGCCGCAGGATTACGTTCGCGCCGTCCTCGGGCCGTCGCGGGAAGGCGGTGGATCGTGA
- the mnhE1 gene encoding Na(+)/H(+) antiporter subunit E1: protein MSRLLPYPILSACLAATWLLLNAPLSPGNVLLALSIGLTVPAVMLALRPPSVRVRAPGALARLAGIVLYDMVRSNIDVARIILGLRRGERRIGFVTIPLDMREPFGIAVLSIILTGTPGTLWVQYDSDTGCLLIHVLDYTDGEEWVRRVKERYERPLMQIFAP from the coding sequence GTGAGCCGTCTCCTGCCCTACCCCATCCTGTCAGCATGCCTCGCCGCGACCTGGCTCTTGCTGAACGCGCCGCTCTCACCGGGCAACGTCCTGCTGGCGTTGTCGATCGGCCTCACGGTTCCCGCGGTCATGCTGGCGCTGCGGCCCCCTTCGGTACGGGTGCGCGCGCCCGGCGCCCTCGCGCGGCTCGCCGGGATCGTGCTCTACGACATGGTGCGCTCGAACATCGACGTCGCCCGCATCATCCTCGGGTTGCGCCGGGGCGAGCGGCGGATCGGCTTCGTCACGATCCCCCTCGACATGCGCGAGCCGTTCGGGATCGCGGTTCTGTCGATCATCCTCACCGGCACGCCCGGCACCCTCTGGGTCCAGTACGATTCCGATACAGGCTGCCTGCTCATCCACGTGCTCGACTACACGGATGGCGAGGAATGGGTGCGGCGGGTGAAGGAGCGCTACGAGCGCCCCCTGATGCAGATCTTCGCCCCATGA
- the mrpF gene encoding Na(+)/H(+) antiporter subunit F gives MSANTVLDWGLGFAQGMLVLAMALAAWRMLRGPRAQDRILGLDTLYLNGMLAVVVHGMRTGSGLYFEAALILGMIGFTATVALAKFLMQGEVIQ, from the coding sequence ATGAGCGCCAACACCGTTCTCGATTGGGGGCTCGGCTTCGCCCAGGGGATGCTGGTTCTGGCCATGGCGCTCGCCGCATGGCGGATGCTGCGCGGCCCCCGCGCGCAGGACCGTATCCTCGGCCTCGACACCCTCTACCTCAACGGCATGCTGGCGGTGGTGGTCCACGGCATGCGCACCGGCAGCGGCCTCTATTTCGAGGCGGCCCTGATCCTCGGCATGATCGGCTTCACCGCCACCGTGGCGCTGGCGAAGTTCCTGATGCAGGGCGAGGTGATCCAGTGA
- the mrpG gene encoding Na(+)/H(+) antiporter subunit G produces the protein MNGTELPVWAAWLVVALAIVGAGFSLTGAFGLIRLRTFYERVHAPTLGATLGMALILMSSMLLLSLIEGRLVLRDALIGVFLTVTTPVTLLLLARAAAQRDRHEGNPDAPPEV, from the coding sequence GTGAACGGCACCGAACTGCCCGTCTGGGCCGCGTGGCTGGTGGTGGCGCTCGCCATCGTCGGCGCGGGGTTCTCGCTCACCGGCGCCTTCGGCCTGATCCGCCTCCGGACGTTCTACGAGCGCGTCCATGCTCCCACTTTGGGAGCGACCCTCGGCATGGCGCTGATCCTCATGAGCTCGATGCTGCTCCTGTCTCTGATCGAGGGCCGCCTCGTCCTGCGCGACGCCCTGATCGGCGTGTTCCTCACCGTGACCACGCCGGTGACGCTGCTCCTCCTCGCGCGCGCCGCCGCGCAGCGCGACCGCCACGAGGGCAATCCCGACGCGCCGCCGGAGGTGTGA